The genomic stretch TTCTTTGCTGGATGCACGTCAGGTTTTTGCCCTTTCTGAAACactatatatgaaaaatattttcttctatGATCTTGAGGTTGTCTTCCAGAAATATCAggaatatcaggaaatgaaagctcaAGTTCTGAACTGTCCTTGTTTTCATTCTTTGAAACtactggaacatgtttgggtTTGGGATCGGAGTAAAGTGTGCTGTATTTCAGCCCTGGGTGAGAGAACGGTACAGAACGATCTAGATCATGATAAATCTACTTCATGATATTATTTAATGATGTTAATTAATACAGACTGACCTAGAAACAGTtgattttgctgttttttttatataatctttaaaattgtataaaatacattaatgcaattcttttaaaaatccttccagtgttaaatgtttttaaactttcaaatctttttttttcctttagatATTTTGACATGTTTTTAACGAATTTCTTAAAATTCTCCtttttacaaattacaaattatTATCGGTAGAAATTTTTTTGGTTATTgaaaattttttaataaatacatcaaataTTGAAAAGAATTGATAAAATGTTCGGACAAAAAAGTTATTGTACTGGTGGGGACTCGATatccaagtcaagaagcttttattattttttttacagtacacagtgacatgagacaacgtttcttaAGGATCggtgtgttacataaaacacacacagggctaaggacttaagtagtcttagccacataaagtgcaactgtgcaacctggtacaaagagtgcaggacaagaaatggaagacagtgcaggacaatacaaacgacagacaagacagtgcaggacaaaagattACAAGACGAAAtgcaaaaaagacagtacacaaaagatagtaaataaaaaacagcgccgaccgaccagtgtcaatactgtatgtaaatactgttaGTTCAGACAATATTAGAAATAACAGTtacttagcagcaggtccctgagatagtgtataagtttgtgcaaaaacagcaacaactgaaatattgtacagtatgagcaaaatgactgaaatgttagacagtgtgtgtgtaaagagtaaagtgtgcaaaacagcatgtaaacaagttgatggatgtatattagaagtgtgtgtatgtggtgtaggtctgtgcagtccatacagatgatgtgtgtgtgtgtgtgtgttgtgctcagtacagttcagttcagttattaaggagtctgatggcctgtgggaagaaactgttacacagtctggtcgtgaggcccgaacgcttcggtacctttttccagaagGCAGCAGGGTGAAGAGggggtgtgaggggtgtatgGGGTGAAGaggtccacaatgctgttagctTTGCAGAcccagcgtgtggtgtaagtgtccataataaagggaagagagactccaatgatcttctcagctgtcctcactatccgctgcagggtcgtGTGATCCGAGATGATCCAATCTGATGTGGTTTTATTTCATGTGTCACTGGAATCATGACATGATCTTTTATTGCTCAGATGAATCGTATCGTATTTCATGATCACCGCAGTcatctgcttttatttttttctctggttAATGAGTGGAAACCTTTCAGAACCCAGTGGTGTGATTATGTGGATCAGGTCACATTCaaattttttccctctctccttcagGTTCTGTCACTCGATTCACTCAGTTCacgtgtttctgtgtgctgaCTGAGATGGACCCGGTGGATTAAATCGATCATGTATGAAAGAACTACTTgatcagctcacacacacacacacacacacacaccttttctcaGGGATGCGTGTGAAGGACCTTCTGGAGGACGTAAGCTGATGGATTTCCGATTGTCTTCCTATGTTATTTATCCGTCTGTGTTATGTGacactttttaaaaattctttctgatcatgtaaaaaaatgtataaaagttatttattagCTACTTTTTATTTGAAAGGTTTTGGATatttagaggaaaaaaatctgagcaagtgaaaatatctttGAGTTTAGTCCAAGTGATCGAATTTATTATAAGGAACTGAGACTAAGATTATTAACCAAAAAAAAgctacaataaaatataaagctcTAAATTGTCTGATTAATAAAACCATAATGATAAGAAACAATAGATGAGTTCTATTAACATTGAAGATATTTTCACCTGATTAAATGACTGGTTGCAGTGAGTTTTGCTTTATGATGTAATTGTAAAGAGAAACACACGTGTTATTTTATGTTGAGAAAAACGTCTGACACGTGACACACGGGTGTTTCACGTCATCACGTGTTGTGTTGATAGTGCATGTGATCACACAGTAAGAGGTTTATCACTAATTGTTGTATTTCTTTAGACGAGACTCTGACTTCACTCTCTGCTCTCGTCCTGTCGTGTTTCTGCTCTGCTTTAGAGAATCACGACCATAAACCTGATGCCTGAGTTTTTAATTGCAGTTTGATCAGAAACGTGTCGAGATACATACTGAtcaaaggggtgtgtgtgtgtgtgagagagagagagacacacactggatTCTTTATCCCTAATATTGTACACTGATTTCCTGATTTTGTCGCTTTCATAAAGTGCAGctggagttttatttattttacagtttttcaataaacatttctgaatttgaattttttttttatttttgtttatacacttctacatatttacagtaaaacacCACCACCCCATTTTGTTGGGAATGtttatcaacacaaacacacacaacccctcccacacacacatcccacacaaacacacacaaaaaacagacacacacacacacacacacacacaccccccacacaaacccccccacacacaaacacacacacacacacaacccctcccacaaacacacacacacaacccacacatacaacccacacacacaacccacacacacccccccccacacacacaacccacacaacccccccacacacacaccccacacaacccccccacacacacaaaccccccccccccacccccccacacaaaaacccccccccacacacacaacccacacaaaaccccccacacacaacccacacaaacccccccccacacacaacccacacaaaccccccccccacacacacaaacccccaccacacaaaacccacacaaaccccccacacacacaccccccacacacaaaacacacaccctacacaaacccccccacacacaaaaaacacacacacaacccctcccacaaacacacacgtacaacccacacacacaacccccccccacacacccacaaaaaaaaaccccacacacaccccacacaaacaccccccgcacaaccccccccacacacacacacaaacccccctccacacacacacaacatgctgcAACATCACTCAGACAATGCAAAAACACATCAGGCAAGATTATACGCATCAACAAACATCACGGCATCATCATGGGAGTAAAagtgcgcacgcacacacacacacagtctcagtcaGAATCAAATTCTTCtccatcctcatcctcttccAACTCCTTCATCACCTCCCTCTGATAGCGCTCCCAGCTCCTCCTGCTGTACGAGTGCTCCTCACTCCAACAACCTTAGTTAAgagatattattatatacaagaGATTTATCGGCACAGGACGCTCTTAAGACCCACAAAACACTCAATCATTTCAAtctttttctaaaaaataacagagcatttttttatttagaacatTTAGAGTACCAAAATcgtcacaattaaaagaaccaaagacttaaactacttcagtctgtgtgtactgaatttatacaATACACGGCTTTCACTGTTTGaattgaattactgaaataaatgaacttttccatgacattctaatttactGACATAAACATGTGTGTAATAGAACCAGAACCTGGCCCACACACCTCCATAGCGTTCTTCATTATTCTCATCTTCACTGTCCTCATCCGGGTAATCGTTCCTCCAGTTGCTTTCAGCAttttcatcatcctcatcctcgtACACTTCTTCCTCCCAAGCGACCTCGTCGGGTACCTgggaattgaaatcccattactCAGATGGAACCGTGTCACCGAACCATTTTCTTTAGCATCGTAAACACTTCCTGCAGCCTCAAAATTAACTTCATGAACTTTGGATGATGTGCTACTGTTCGTAATGAACTGTTAATTAGAAGCTTAATAAAAAGCAACGGTTTTAAACGTTAAAGGTCACACACAggtttctgtattaaataataaataaataagtcccTGGAGACTAAGGAACCCTTCTTATATGGGCTGCATTTGAATACTGGATTGATTCTTAAATTTTATGACACAATAAGTTCGACAGTGAGATGATGTTCagctgtttctttaaaaaaatccacaaattcTGTGTCTGACTGGTTCAATTCCTCAGGTTTTTATATACGTTTAATTCATTTCTGTGTGACTAAGATCTCTCCACTCACCAGCTCTCCTTCTTCAGTGTAAGGTCTAACCGATAAGATGTCCTGAATCCAGCCGGGTGTGGCCTTCTCCTGGTAGTACAGATCATAAACGTAGTCATCCTCCTTCTCGCGATGTTCAGTCCCGACTCCGTGTGTGGACATGCTCAGCTTCTCGCGCATCATCTtcacagagttacacagaatCGTCTCGGAGTCAGACTGCATGTTCTAGAGAAGACGGTAACGATAAAAACTGATCTCAGGCTTTGCCTTCAACACATCCAACATTTAGTCAGTCCTAATAGGATTCTAGTCATCAACAATCGTTACCTTCTCAGGCTCCTTCTCGTGCTCCTCACCGTCTTCCTGAACGATATCAAACACCTGCACGTCTCCCAAACGAGATCCGGTGTCAGTCTGAACCTTCTCTTCGGGTTCGTGTTCTATTCGAGGCTCTGCGGGAAGTCCGGCTCGGTGGCTGGACAGGATCCGGTACCGTTCCTCTCTTCTTGTGGTCCATTTGGTGTTGCGCAAGTCACTGATGACCCTGGTGGAGCTGCCGTGAGACGGACGCAGGGCGTGTGCGAGACGTGGACGTGACAGCGCTTCACGCACGTGAGTCTGCACCGGAGTGTCCTGTAAATAAAAGCCcacagaaatgtgtttgttttacagCTTTAACACATGATGGTTTATCTCATGTCACTCTCACAGTCACTCTACCAAAACTTTAACATTAAATcataaaatgtatattacaaataattacCACCTAGTTAACTAGTTAGTCCCATACAAAACAAATACGTGTTCTGTTGTATTACTAAAATAAACGTTATGacataaaatgatataaatattgtataaactATGCGGTTTATTCAGAAAAGTAAACAATAACTCCATATTTACTTAATGCTAGTCAAGTTAGAAGCTAACTAATGTAAGCACCTGAGGCTAATTAGCCAAGTTAGCTAGCACTAGTTAGCACAGTAACAGTATAATTGACACAGTTTGAAGGTAAACACTGAGCTCGGTGTCACCTGAGACGACACGGTATCAGACGGTACAGTAACAGACGGTACAGTAACAGACGATAACGGTAACAGACGACACGGTATCAGACGGTACAGTAACAGACGATAACAGTATCAGACGATACAGTAACACTAGAAACACTGAGCTCGGTATCCCCTGAGACGACACGGTATCAGACGGTAACAGTAACAGACGGTAACAATATTATTGACAAACACCTGAGACGACACTGTAATGTAACAGACGATACAGCAACAGACGGTAACAGTAACAGACGATAACGGTAACAGACGATACAGTAACAGACGGTAACAATATTATTGACAAACACCTGAGACGACACTGTAATGTAACAGACGATAACGGTAACAGACGATACAGCAACAGACGGTAACAGTAACAGACGATAACGGTAACAGACGATAACAATATTATTGACACACACCTGAGACGACACTGTGGCCACGAGCTTAAACACGGAGTTCTCGATCCGC from Tachysurus fulvidraco isolate hzauxx_2018 chromosome 2, HZAU_PFXX_2.0, whole genome shotgun sequence encodes the following:
- the slc7a6os gene encoding probable RNA polymerase II nuclear localization protein SLC7A6OS, encoding MDPGTTILRVKRKRCTDPADALLLACKRVRAESSPVQSEPEPERIENSVFKLVATVSSQDTPVQTHVREALSRPRLAHALRPSHGSSTRVISDLRNTKWTTRREERYRILSSHRAGLPAEPRIEHEPEEKVQTDTGSRLGDVQVFDIVQEDGEEHEKEPEKNMQSDSETILCNSVKMMREKLSMSTHGVGTEHREKEDDYVYDLYYQEKATPGWIQDILSVRPYTEEGELVPDEVAWEEEVYEDEDDENAESNWRNDYPDEDSEDENNEERYGGCWSEEHSYSRRSWERYQREVMKELEEDEDGEEFDSD